In Streptomyces sp. NBC_00569, a single genomic region encodes these proteins:
- a CDS encoding N,N-dimethylformamidase beta subunit family domain-containing protein, translating into MGPEREGQKAGRPERARSPRTIRRWESGALAHAVSDPFGQGPLPWLRGSEHYFDDTGQVVPWYVDHVPQPGASTIATSIPSPRTGGPRMADDVHRQIKGFTSTGAAAPGEAIDFHITVDPPQQFSVDIYRIGHYGGDGASKIITSPRLSGIVQPPPLTADRTVSCHHWWLSWRLQIPSFWNVGAYVAVLTTVDGYRSHVPFTVRDSRPADLLLLLPDVTWQAYNLYPEDGHTGASLYHAWDAEGRLLGEGDAATTVSFDRPYAGAGLPLHVGHAYDFIRWAERYGYDLAYADARDLHAGRIDPTRYRGLVFPGHDEYWSTPMRRTTEAAREHGTSLVFLSANTMYWQVELGPSPSGVPDRLLTCHKRRAPGKSALWREIDRPEQQLMGIQYAGRVPEPHPLVVRNADHWLWEATGAHEGDEIDGLVAGEADRYFPRTALPEHEDRILLAHSPYRDGERAPRHQETSLYRAPSGSLVFASGTFAWSPALDRPGHVDPRIQRATANLLDRICKRV; encoded by the coding sequence ATGGGGCCGGAACGGGAGGGGCAGAAGGCCGGACGGCCGGAACGCGCGCGGTCACCCCGCACCATCCGCCGCTGGGAGTCGGGCGCGCTCGCCCACGCCGTGAGCGACCCCTTCGGCCAGGGCCCCCTGCCGTGGCTGCGCGGCAGCGAGCACTACTTCGACGACACGGGCCAGGTGGTCCCCTGGTACGTCGACCACGTCCCCCAGCCCGGCGCGAGCACCATCGCGACCAGCATCCCGAGCCCCCGTACGGGCGGCCCCCGCATGGCCGACGACGTGCACCGCCAGATCAAGGGCTTCACGTCGACCGGAGCAGCCGCCCCCGGCGAGGCGATCGACTTCCACATCACGGTGGACCCGCCCCAGCAGTTCAGCGTCGACATCTACCGCATCGGCCACTACGGCGGCGACGGCGCCAGCAAGATCATCACCAGCCCGCGGCTCTCCGGCATCGTCCAGCCGCCCCCGCTCACCGCGGACCGCACGGTCTCCTGCCACCACTGGTGGCTGTCCTGGCGCCTGCAGATCCCGTCGTTCTGGAACGTGGGGGCGTACGTGGCCGTCCTCACCACCGTCGACGGCTACCGCTCGCACGTCCCGTTCACGGTCCGCGACAGCCGCCCCGCCGACCTCCTCCTGCTTCTGCCGGACGTGACCTGGCAGGCGTACAACCTCTACCCGGAGGACGGGCACACGGGGGCGAGTCTCTACCACGCGTGGGACGCGGAAGGGCGGCTGCTCGGCGAGGGTGACGCCGCGACGACGGTCTCCTTCGACCGCCCGTACGCCGGCGCGGGCCTCCCCCTGCACGTCGGCCACGCCTACGACTTCATCCGCTGGGCCGAGCGGTACGGCTACGACCTCGCGTACGCCGACGCCCGCGACCTGCACGCGGGCCGCATCGACCCGACCCGCTACCGGGGCCTCGTCTTCCCCGGCCACGACGAGTACTGGTCGACGCCGATGCGCCGCACCACCGAAGCGGCCCGCGAGCACGGCACCTCGCTCGTGTTCCTCTCCGCCAACACCATGTACTGGCAGGTGGAGCTGGGCCCGTCCCCGTCCGGTGTGCCGGACCGGCTGCTCACCTGCCACAAGCGCAGGGCACCCGGGAAGTCCGCCCTGTGGCGCGAGATCGACCGCCCCGAGCAGCAGCTCATGGGCATCCAGTACGCGGGCCGCGTCCCCGAGCCGCACCCCCTCGTCGTGCGGAACGCGGACCACTGGCTGTGGGAGGCCACCGGGGCGCACGAGGGCGACGAGATCGACGGCCTGGTCGCCGGCGAGGCCGACCGCTACTTCCCGCGCACCGCGCTGCCCGAGCACGAGGACCGCATCCTGCTCGCCCACTCGCCCTACCGCGACGGCGAGCGGGCGCCGCGCCACCAGGAGACGTCCCTGTACCGGGCGCCGTCCGGATCGCTGGTCTTCGCGTCCGGCACGTTCGCCTGGTCCCCGGCGCTCGACCGCCCGGGCCACGTCGACCCGCGGATCCAGCGCGCGACGGCCAACCTCCTCGACCGGATCTGCAAACGCGTCTGA
- a CDS encoding sensor histidine kinase: MRRPGAWWRGKSTPAKVETYTRWSLQSFGLVEIFWLGPLAFGEVPAALAWTLLLALCAHAVLGAVTTSKALDWTRGRREQPVRLVIAYGVATAAISVGTLGVMLRVPADEEAGTRTALVLFVGILMVGAGCATPGLRTRRRVIGAALGASLGAGAASVPSGLPAPAALITAATVLFTTAIFALTAGFSVWLLNAVHELDEARETRARLAVAEERLRFGRDLHDVMGRNLAVIALKSELAVQLTRRGRPEAVDQMTEVQRIAQESQKEVREVVRGYREADLAAELAGAQGVLTAAGISCNVAGPAAELPGPVQSALGWVVREATTNVLRHGDARRCDIGVRTGPDAVVLSVENDGAGSPGALSGGSGLAGLRERLAEVDGTLEAGVVADADGVFRVVAEVPLAGRTVGPRRDAAYERSAG, encoded by the coding sequence ATGAGGCGGCCTGGCGCATGGTGGCGGGGGAAGAGCACCCCGGCGAAGGTGGAGACGTACACACGGTGGTCTCTGCAGTCCTTCGGGCTCGTCGAGATCTTCTGGCTCGGCCCGCTCGCCTTCGGTGAGGTACCGGCCGCGCTCGCCTGGACCCTGCTCCTCGCGCTCTGCGCGCACGCCGTGCTCGGCGCGGTGACCACGTCCAAGGCGCTCGACTGGACGCGCGGCCGGCGCGAGCAGCCGGTCCGCCTGGTCATCGCGTACGGCGTCGCCACCGCCGCGATCTCCGTGGGGACGCTCGGCGTGATGCTGCGGGTGCCCGCGGACGAGGAGGCCGGCACCCGCACGGCGCTCGTCCTCTTCGTCGGCATCCTCATGGTCGGCGCGGGCTGCGCCACGCCCGGGCTGCGCACCCGCAGGCGGGTGATCGGCGCGGCGCTCGGCGCGTCCCTCGGTGCCGGGGCGGCGTCCGTGCCGTCCGGGCTGCCCGCGCCGGCCGCCCTCATCACGGCGGCCACCGTGCTGTTCACCACCGCGATCTTCGCCCTGACCGCCGGATTCTCCGTCTGGCTGCTCAACGCCGTCCACGAACTCGACGAGGCACGCGAGACCAGGGCGCGGCTCGCCGTCGCCGAGGAACGGCTGCGGTTCGGGCGCGACCTCCATGACGTGATGGGCAGGAATCTCGCCGTGATCGCGCTCAAGAGCGAGCTCGCGGTGCAGCTCACGCGGCGCGGGCGGCCCGAGGCCGTGGACCAGATGACCGAGGTCCAGCGCATCGCCCAGGAGTCGCAGAAGGAAGTACGGGAGGTCGTACGCGGTTACCGCGAGGCCGATCTGGCAGCTGAACTGGCGGGCGCGCAGGGTGTGTTGACCGCGGCGGGGATCTCCTGCAACGTGGCGGGCCCGGCCGCCGAACTGCCCGGCCCCGTGCAGTCCGCCCTCGGCTGGGTCGTGCGCGAGGCCACGACGAACGTCCTGCGGCACGGGGACGCCCGGCGCTGCGACATCGGCGTACGGACGGGGCCGGACGCGGTGGTCCTGAGCGTGGAGAACGACGGGGCCGGGTCCCCGGGGGCCCTGAGCGGCGGGTCCGGGCTCGCCGGGCTGAGGGAGCGCCTCGCCGAGGTCGACGGGACGCTTGAGGCGGGTGTGGTGGCAGATGCGGACGGGGTGTTCAGGGTGGTGGCCGAGGTGCCGCTGGCCGGGCGCACCGTGGGACCGCGGCGCGACGCCGCGTACGAAAGGAGCGCCGGGTGA
- a CDS encoding phosphoribosylaminoimidazolesuccinocarboxamide synthase — protein MSGFVEKPEPQQVPGLVHLHTGKVRDLYRNEAGDLVMVASDRMSAYDWVLPTPIPDKGRVLTQLSLWWFGQLSDLVPNHVLSTELPPGAPADWEGRTLICKSLRMVPVECVARGYLTGSGLVEYNDSRTVCGLALPEGLTDGSELPAPIFTPATKAEVGEHDENVSYEEVARQVGAETAAELRRMTLAVYGRARDIARERGVILADTKFEFGFDGETLILGDEVLTPDSSRFWPAAEWEPGHAQPSFDKQYVRDWLTGPESGWDRKSEQPPPALPQQVVDATRAKYIEAYERLTGVSW, from the coding sequence GTGTCCGGATTCGTCGAAAAGCCCGAACCCCAGCAGGTGCCGGGCCTGGTACACCTCCACACCGGCAAGGTGCGGGACCTGTACCGGAACGAGGCGGGCGACCTCGTGATGGTCGCCTCCGACCGCATGTCCGCCTATGACTGGGTGCTGCCCACCCCCATCCCCGACAAGGGCCGCGTGCTCACGCAGCTGTCGCTGTGGTGGTTCGGCCAGCTCTCCGACCTGGTCCCCAACCACGTCCTGTCGACCGAGCTGCCGCCCGGTGCCCCCGCCGACTGGGAGGGCCGCACCCTCATCTGCAAGTCGCTGCGCATGGTCCCCGTCGAGTGCGTGGCCCGCGGCTATCTCACGGGCTCCGGCCTCGTCGAGTACAACGACTCGCGCACGGTCTGCGGCCTCGCCCTGCCCGAGGGCCTGACCGACGGCTCGGAGCTGCCCGCCCCGATCTTCACGCCCGCCACGAAGGCCGAGGTCGGCGAGCACGACGAGAACGTGTCGTACGAGGAGGTGGCCCGCCAGGTCGGCGCGGAGACCGCCGCCGAGCTGCGCCGGATGACGCTCGCCGTCTACGGCCGGGCCCGGGACATCGCGCGTGAGCGCGGCGTGATCCTCGCGGACACCAAGTTCGAGTTCGGCTTCGACGGCGAGACGCTGATCCTCGGCGACGAGGTCCTCACCCCGGACTCGTCCCGCTTCTGGCCCGCGGCCGAGTGGGAGCCGGGTCACGCGCAGCCGTCGTTCGACAAGCAGTACGTGCGGGACTGGCTGACGGGCCCCGAGTCGGGCTGGGACCGCAAGAGCGAGCAGCCGCCGCCCGCGCTGCCGCAGCAGGTCGTGGACGCGACGCGCGCCAAGTACATCGAGGCGTACGAGCGCCTGACCGGCGTCAGCTGGTAG
- a CDS encoding response regulator transcription factor produces the protein MTVRVLLADDEHLIRGALAALLGLEDDLVVVAEAATGPEALAMARAHRPDVAVLDLEMPGADGVKVATALRGELPACRVMIVTGHGRPGHLKRALSAGVRGFVPKTVSAQRLAEIIRTVHAGNRYVDPELAADAIAAGDSPLTAREAEVLEFAADGAPVAEIAERAALSQGTVRNYLSSAVSKLGAENRHSAVRLARERGWV, from the coding sequence GTGACCGTGCGCGTGCTGCTCGCCGATGACGAGCACCTCATCCGCGGGGCGCTCGCCGCGCTGCTCGGCCTCGAGGACGATCTCGTCGTCGTCGCCGAGGCCGCCACCGGGCCCGAGGCGCTCGCCATGGCGCGGGCGCACCGGCCCGATGTGGCCGTGCTCGATCTGGAGATGCCGGGCGCCGACGGTGTGAAGGTCGCCACAGCGCTGCGCGGTGAACTGCCCGCGTGCCGGGTCATGATCGTGACCGGCCATGGGCGTCCCGGGCATCTGAAGCGGGCCCTGTCCGCCGGGGTGCGCGGGTTCGTGCCGAAGACCGTGAGTGCCCAGCGGCTCGCCGAGATCATTCGGACCGTGCACGCGGGAAACCGTTATGTGGACCCGGAGTTGGCGGCCGACGCGATCGCCGCGGGCGACTCCCCGCTGACCGCGCGCGAGGCCGAGGTGCTCGAATTCGCCGCCGACGGGGCGCCCGTCGCGGAGATCGCCGAGCGCGCCGCGCTCTCGCAGGGGACCGTGCGCAACTATCTGTCGTCCGCCGTCTCGAAACTCGGCGCCGAGAACCGGCACTCGGCGGTGCGGCTCGCACGGGAGCGAGGTTGGGTATAG
- the purD gene encoding phosphoribosylamine--glycine ligase: MKVLVIGSGAREHALCRSLSLDPDVTALHCAPGNAGIAEVAELHPVDALDGVAVARLAGELAADLVVVGPEAPLVAGVADAVRAAGIPCFGPSGEAAQLEGSKAFAKDVMAGAGVPTARSYVCTTPDEVDEALDAFGAPYVVKDDGLAAGKGVVVTDDLEAARAHANACDRVVIEEFLDGPEVSLFAITDGVTVVPLQPAQDFKRALDGDAGPNTGGMGAYSPLPWADPKLVDEVMETVLQPTVDELRRRGTAFSGLLYAGLAITSRGVRVIEFNARFGDPETQVVLARLKTPLAGVLLASADGTLADLPPLRWSDEAAVTVVVASHNYPETPRTGDPITGLADVAAQDAPHAYVLHAGTKRDGDAVVSAGGRVLSVTATGSDLTQARVRAYAALSRIGLDGSQHRTDIAAKAAAEA; encoded by the coding sequence GTGAAGGTCCTTGTCATCGGCAGCGGCGCCCGCGAACACGCCCTGTGCCGCTCACTGTCCCTCGACCCCGACGTCACCGCGCTGCACTGCGCGCCCGGCAACGCAGGAATCGCCGAGGTCGCCGAGCTGCACCCGGTCGACGCCCTCGACGGCGTCGCCGTGGCCCGGCTGGCCGGTGAGCTGGCCGCCGACCTCGTCGTGGTCGGTCCGGAGGCACCCCTTGTCGCAGGGGTCGCCGACGCCGTACGCGCCGCGGGCATCCCCTGCTTCGGCCCCTCCGGGGAAGCCGCACAGCTGGAGGGTTCCAAGGCGTTCGCCAAGGACGTGATGGCGGGGGCCGGCGTGCCCACCGCCCGCTCGTACGTCTGCACCACCCCGGACGAGGTCGACGAGGCGCTCGACGCCTTCGGCGCCCCGTACGTGGTCAAGGACGACGGGCTCGCGGCCGGCAAGGGCGTCGTCGTGACCGACGACCTCGAGGCCGCTCGCGCGCACGCCAACGCCTGTGACCGCGTCGTCATCGAGGAGTTCCTCGACGGCCCCGAGGTGTCGCTCTTCGCGATCACCGACGGCGTGACCGTCGTCCCCCTCCAGCCCGCGCAGGACTTCAAGCGCGCGCTCGACGGCGACGCGGGCCCCAACACCGGTGGCATGGGAGCCTATTCGCCGCTGCCGTGGGCCGACCCGAAGCTCGTCGACGAGGTCATGGAGACGGTCCTCCAGCCGACCGTCGACGAACTGCGCCGCCGCGGCACGGCCTTCTCGGGTCTGCTGTACGCGGGACTCGCGATCACCTCGCGCGGCGTACGCGTCATCGAGTTCAACGCCCGGTTCGGCGACCCGGAGACCCAGGTCGTCCTGGCCCGCCTCAAGACCCCGCTCGCGGGCGTCCTCCTCGCCTCGGCCGACGGCACGCTCGCGGACCTGCCGCCCCTGCGCTGGAGCGACGAGGCGGCCGTGACCGTGGTCGTGGCCTCCCACAACTACCCGGAGACGCCGCGCACCGGCGACCCCATCACCGGGCTCGCCGACGTGGCCGCGCAGGATGCGCCCCACGCGTACGTCCTGCACGCCGGGACGAAGCGGGACGGGGACGCCGTCGTCAGCGCCGGCGGCCGCGTGCTCTCGGTGACCGCGACCGGCTCGGACCTCACGCAGGCCCGCGTACGCGCCTACGCGGCGCTGTCGCGCATCGGCCTCGACGGCTCGCAGCACCGCACCGACATCGCGGCGAAGGCGGCCGCGGAGGCCTGA
- a CDS encoding ABC transporter permease yields the protein MSAVVTDRTKPAATAGTTAAGRMRALARAELTLIGRSKGTLFTAVCVPLVLPFSVRSSIDGMDLKGTGLTVGSVLLPSAIGFSLLFAVYSALVGVYAARREELVLKRLRTGELRDAEILAGAAVPSVAIGLTQSLVLVAACTAVLDVGAPQAPYYAVLGLLLGLVMWPALAAVTASFSRSVESAQVAAMPLLLLSMLGSGTVVPLEVMPDRLASACELLPLTPVITLVRGGWTGDLSAHDALGAVATAVAWTVLAVFAVRRWFRWEPRR from the coding sequence ATGAGCGCGGTCGTGACGGACAGGACGAAGCCCGCGGCCACCGCCGGCACGACGGCCGCCGGGCGGATGCGGGCGCTCGCCCGCGCGGAGCTGACGCTGATCGGCCGCAGCAAGGGCACGCTCTTCACCGCGGTGTGCGTTCCGCTGGTACTGCCGTTCAGCGTGCGCTCGTCGATCGACGGCATGGACCTGAAGGGCACGGGGCTCACCGTCGGCTCGGTGCTGCTGCCGTCCGCGATCGGCTTCTCCCTCCTCTTCGCCGTCTACAGCGCGCTGGTCGGTGTCTACGCGGCCCGGCGCGAGGAACTCGTCCTCAAGCGGCTGCGCACCGGTGAACTGCGGGACGCGGAGATCCTCGCCGGCGCCGCCGTGCCCTCCGTCGCCATCGGCCTCACGCAGAGCCTCGTGCTCGTCGCCGCCTGCACGGCGGTCCTCGATGTCGGGGCTCCGCAGGCGCCCTATTACGCCGTACTCGGGCTGCTGCTGGGCCTGGTGATGTGGCCCGCGCTCGCCGCCGTCACCGCGAGTTTCAGCAGGAGCGTCGAGAGCGCGCAGGTCGCGGCCATGCCGCTGCTGCTCCTCTCGATGCTCGGCTCCGGCACCGTCGTACCCCTCGAAGTCATGCCGGACCGCCTCGCGTCGGCGTGCGAACTGCTGCCTCTCACACCGGTGATCACCCTCGTACGGGGCGGCTGGACCGGGGACCTCTCCGCGCACGACGCCCTGGGCGCCGTCGCCACCGCTGTGGCCTGGACCGTCCTCGCCGTGTTTGCTGTACGACGGTGGTTCCGCTGGGAACCACGGCGTTGA